In a genomic window of Polycladomyces abyssicola:
- a CDS encoding metal-dependent hydrolase — protein sequence MKILFHGHSCFELEHGGKRVIIDPFLTGNPKATAKPEDIRVDAILLTHGHGDHVGDALQIAKENDATIIAPFELATWLGWQGAKVHPLHIGGGNTFDFGRVKLTPAFHGSGFVREDTREIIYLGMPAGLIVTMGDFTIYHAGDTGLFSDMKLIGMQHKIDVAMLPIGDNFTMGPEDALLAAEWVGAKRVIPMHYNTFPLIEQDADAFVKRLEKKGIRGVILQSGESIDLTR from the coding sequence GTGAAAATCCTGTTTCACGGGCACAGCTGTTTTGAGTTGGAACACGGCGGCAAACGCGTGATCATCGATCCGTTCTTGACAGGTAACCCGAAAGCGACTGCCAAACCCGAAGATATCCGCGTGGATGCCATTCTGCTGACCCACGGACACGGGGATCATGTCGGCGACGCCCTCCAAATTGCCAAAGAAAACGACGCCACGATCATCGCACCGTTTGAATTGGCCACATGGTTGGGATGGCAAGGAGCCAAAGTGCATCCCTTGCACATCGGCGGAGGTAATACGTTTGATTTTGGTCGCGTGAAATTGACGCCGGCATTCCACGGCTCCGGCTTTGTCCGTGAAGATACGCGGGAAATCATCTATCTCGGTATGCCAGCCGGCTTGATCGTCACCATGGGCGACTTCACCATCTACCATGCGGGAGACACCGGTTTGTTCTCCGACATGAAGCTGATCGGTATGCAACACAAAATTGATGTGGCCATGCTGCCGATCGGGGACAATTTTACGATGGGACCCGAGGATGCGTTGTTGGCGGCCGAATGGGTGGGTGCCAAACGCGTGATTCCCATGCATTACAACACCTTCCCGTTGATTGAGCAGGATGCCGACGCTTTTGTGAAACGGTTGGAGAAGAAAGGCATCCGGGGCGTCATCCTGCAGAGCGGGGAATCGATCGATCTCACCCGATAA